The DNA region GACGCTAAACCTTACTCCGCATAGGTGGTGCCTCCAAAACTTCGGTAATATCCGGCTAAACCCAAGAAGCTTCTGACTTCCATCACCGTTGTCGGTCTTTCCCATCCCATCACTGTTTCTACCTTATAAGGATCTATGGTCATTCCTCTCTTGCTCACCACATGACCTAAGAGCTTCACTTCTcccttccagaactcacacttcgACAACTTGGCATACCActtccgctgcgtcactctgattatcgtcacTAGAAATCCGAAAATCCATTTCTCGTAAACCAAAATACTAAATTTGTAATacttttcaaaacctttaaaacaagttTATTCTAAATGAGTTTAATGTTAAATCTCTTTCAAAGGAGTCAAAAATTATTTCTAGTAAGTCAAACACTTGAAATCAtagttttcttaaataaaaacttttcagttTGAATTCCTTTCGATAAGATAATTTGGAAACCAAATGCACAAATGAACATAATCGGagaactcacttttctttttaaaCAATATCTTCCAAACCAAGAATTTCCGATgtagtttcaaaaccaaagacTGTTTTTGTAACATTTCGCAAAGCCGTGAAAACAAGTTCAATCTAAACCAGTTCATTATGAAAGCTTTCTCAAAAGGCTCAAAAATTCATTTATTCTTAAGTCAAAACCTTTCAATTTGAATCCCTTTTTGATAAGATAAATTTGCAAACCAAGATCACAAGTTATTAAAATCACACAACCCACATTCCTTTTTAAATTGTATCATTTGATCAAAAGTTCAAATCTTAGTTTCAAAACCGAATCAGTTAAACCAAAGCTCCAAACTAGATTTGAAAATCACTCTAAATCTTAAAACGGCAAAAATCATAGTTAAAAACCGCAAGGACGTTAGTCGGTATTTTTGTTGCCATTAGTGCTGAATCGCACCCATCGCTCATACAGGGAACCGCCAAGACTTCTAATCAAATCTGATAACCATTTCGGCACGCCAACTTGGATCGTTCGTCATCACAAGTCCAAAATCCTCGACTGCCACCGTTAGAATCCTCCTTTTCCCATGGTTTACTTCCAACAAAACTCTAAGCTCTTGAAATTCTAACGACGACTTTACAAAAGATAGAACCAAACTAACCTTAGGTCCAGGTAATATAAGACTCAGAGAATACGCTTACCTCTCGTCGGAGGATCCGACCCCGTCTCCTCACGTGTTCTTCGGAGAGGACATTCTCTAACCAAATGTTCGTGTGCGCCACACTTGTAACATAGTTTCTTACCCAATCGGCATGGCCTATTCGGATGGTAGTTCCCACACTCTTGGCATTTCATATTAGGGGAATAAGCTCTTGACCGCTTCCCTTCACTATATTTCTTAAGGTCTTGTCTCCTTGGTCCAAGGTTATTGTTGTCGCGTTCCCTACTAGTGTTTATGCCATGAGTGTCCCTTGACGAGGCTACCGTCTTCGCGTTCTCTTCAACCACTCTTGCCTTGTTCACCAGATTGGAGAAAATATGGATCTCCATAAGAGCCATAGCAGTCCTGATGTCGTCCTTCAAACCACTTTGATACTTGACACACTTCCAACTTTCATAGGTTTCCAAGGCACCCTGACACGCCCTAGAGAACCTACAAAGTTCCTCAAACTTGCTCGTATAATCTACCACAGACAAGGAACATTGCTTCAGCTGTATAAGTTCCATCTCCTtcgcttcccttgcagactcagggaagtacttcttgtagaaggccGTTTGAAATACATCCCAAGGAACATCTGCATTCTGGAGC from Arachis hypogaea cultivar Tifrunner chromosome 10, arahy.Tifrunner.gnm2.J5K5, whole genome shotgun sequence includes:
- the LOC140175599 gene encoding uncharacterized protein yields the protein MAAMAKLANTMEANAAATLQAVQRLGQPAGDGNRNGEGNANENARGNGDNTGRASMTLATFLKHVPLNQYVEFATYQLREEAQHWWQVEYHLLQLQNADVPWDVFQTAFYKKYFPESAREAKEMELIQLKQCSLSVVDYTSKFEELCRFSRACQGALETYESWKCVKYQSGLKDDIRTAMALMEIHIFSNLVNKARVVEENAKTVASSRDTHGINTSRERDNNNLGPRRQDLKKYSEGKRSRAYSPNMKCQECGNYHPNRPCRLGKKLCYKCGAHEHLVRECPLRRTREETGSDPPTRGFEKYYKFSILVYEKWIFGFLVTIIRVTQRKWYAKLSKCEFWKGEVKLLGHVVSKRGMTIDPYKLSPWKGEVVAGALGRKSLTIAWVIIKEEEFVDKFVDLKLAISEVAGRACLSQLQISSTFKTEIQRAQQDERKLKKLLQPVGDKRHEDFTKDGEGLWRYKGRIRIPDVRSLRQDLLSEAHNSEFSVHPESTKMYCHLRKMS